A region from the Pseudomonas sp. AB6 genome encodes:
- a CDS encoding XRE family transcriptional regulator: protein MKRIEHYAPPSAEDLARLKTALGFTSIQMADLAGLAKGSQWRKYTGRTEDRTMGLHMHFYMAALLTLSDADLARIATTMREQGAAVELGPLPAGPPDA, encoded by the coding sequence ATGAAACGTATCGAACACTACGCGCCGCCATCCGCTGAGGATCTGGCACGTCTTAAAACCGCGCTGGGCTTCACAAGCATTCAAATGGCCGATCTGGCCGGACTGGCAAAAGGCTCGCAATGGCGCAAGTACACAGGCCGCACAGAAGACCGCACAATGGGCCTCCACATGCACTTCTACATGGCCGCGCTATTGACCCTTTCTGACGCCGATTTGGCCCGTATAGCCACGACAATGCGCGAACAGGGAGCAGCTGTAGAGTTGGGGCCGCTGCCTGCCGGTCCACCTGACGCCTAA
- a CDS encoding SOS response-associated peptidase: MCSHYEAPTQSQLALTFGIEFNEQGKLDLWPGYFGPFIRRSEHTDPQDEASPILEMLLGSFGLIPGWSKDAKIARRTYNARSETVAEKPSYKNAWRRAQHCIIPAAAIYEPDWRTGTAIATRITRSDSELMGIAGIWERWHSAAGEIVHSYSMLTVSADNHAFMRNYHKPSDEKRMVVILPKGLYNDWLNAPASASADFMQKYPADRLAVTQRA, from the coding sequence ATGTGCAGCCACTACGAAGCACCGACCCAAAGCCAGCTCGCCCTGACGTTCGGCATCGAATTTAATGAGCAAGGCAAGCTCGACCTTTGGCCGGGTTATTTTGGCCCTTTCATCCGGAGGTCGGAACACACAGATCCACAGGATGAGGCCAGTCCGATTCTGGAAATGCTACTTGGCTCGTTCGGGCTCATTCCGGGCTGGAGCAAAGATGCGAAAATTGCGCGACGTACATATAACGCCAGGTCGGAAACAGTCGCGGAGAAACCCTCATATAAGAATGCATGGCGACGAGCTCAGCACTGCATTATCCCAGCGGCGGCCATCTATGAACCGGATTGGCGGACGGGTACGGCCATTGCAACTCGAATCACCCGGTCAGACTCAGAACTTATGGGGATCGCTGGTATTTGGGAGCGTTGGCACAGCGCTGCAGGCGAAATCGTTCACAGTTACTCAATGCTCACCGTCAGCGCGGACAATCACGCATTCATGCGCAATTACCACAAGCCCAGCGATGAAAAACGCATGGTTGTGATCTTACCTAAGGGACTTTACAACGATTGGTTGAATGCTCCAGCCAGTGCGAGCGCCGATTTTATGCAGAAGTACCCTGCGGATCGTCTGGCAGTTACTCAGCGTGCGTGA
- a CDS encoding S24 family peptidase — protein MSFSLQGPLVEGGALVPFCLFKIPAGFPSPAADHIEQQISLDEVLNIRAPHVYLASISGDSMQGAGIFDGDLAVVDRSIEPAHGHVVVALLNNEPLCKRLCVSGREVILLSENPKYPPRYILEGDELTIWGIVTSTVRNHV, from the coding sequence ATGAGCTTTTCCCTGCAAGGTCCGCTTGTCGAAGGCGGTGCGCTGGTGCCCTTTTGTTTATTCAAGATACCGGCCGGATTCCCGTCGCCGGCGGCCGATCATATCGAGCAACAAATCTCTCTGGATGAGGTGCTGAACATTCGTGCGCCTCATGTCTACCTGGCCTCGATCAGCGGGGACAGCATGCAGGGCGCAGGGATTTTTGACGGGGATTTGGCGGTGGTGGATCGCTCGATTGAGCCGGCACACGGCCATGTTGTGGTGGCCTTGCTCAATAATGAACCATTGTGCAAGCGCCTGTGCGTGAGCGGCCGTGAAGTCATCCTGCTCTCGGAAAATCCAAAATACCCACCTCGCTACATCCTTGAAGGTGATGAATTGACCATTTGGGGCATTGTCACCAGCACCGTGCGCAATCATGTCTAA
- the umuC gene encoding translesion error-prone DNA polymerase V subunit UmuC — translation MSKRPVFGLVDCNAFYASCERVFRPDLAKVPVVVLSNNDGCVIARSYDAKPFVKMGEPYFQIKDKLQQLGIVAFSSNYALYGDMSQRVMSVIESLVPAVEVFSIDEAFADLSGVPGPEALGRQIRYQVLRSTGIPVGVGIARTKTLAKLANHTAKRLQAQTGGVVDICEPFKRDWVLRNTDVAEVWGVGRRMKAHLDEMGIKTAMDLAKADPWTLRKKFSVVIEKTSRELAGTSCLELDEPDPPKQEICCSRTFGRRLQELPAIKEAVATYMMRASEKLRAQHSLCKKIRVGIRTGMFNAEEAQYANGVVVDLPYPTDDVRVLTQAATVAVERVFRPGFKYSKAEVMLLSLCQPGEFTEDLFAPSQPGEATKVMSVLDAINGKWGRGTLRVASVPATPEWGMRRNLLSQSYTTRLDQLWRINCH, via the coding sequence ATGTCTAAACGTCCGGTGTTTGGGCTGGTCGACTGCAATGCTTTCTACGCCAGCTGTGAGCGCGTATTTCGACCGGACCTAGCCAAAGTACCGGTGGTGGTGCTGTCCAACAACGACGGCTGCGTAATTGCGCGCAGCTACGATGCCAAGCCATTCGTGAAAATGGGTGAGCCCTACTTCCAAATCAAAGACAAACTGCAGCAGCTGGGCATCGTGGCATTCTCATCGAACTATGCGCTGTATGGCGACATGAGCCAGCGCGTCATGAGCGTGATTGAATCTCTAGTACCGGCCGTCGAGGTTTTTAGCATTGATGAAGCGTTTGCAGATCTGAGCGGCGTACCAGGACCGGAAGCCCTGGGCCGACAAATTCGCTATCAGGTACTGCGCAGCACAGGGATTCCGGTCGGTGTCGGAATCGCGCGGACTAAGACCCTTGCCAAGCTGGCCAACCATACCGCCAAGCGATTGCAGGCGCAAACCGGCGGCGTCGTAGACATCTGCGAGCCCTTCAAACGTGATTGGGTGCTGCGCAATACGGACGTAGCGGAGGTTTGGGGGGTGGGCCGACGAATGAAAGCGCACCTGGATGAAATGGGCATAAAGACGGCCATGGATTTGGCCAAAGCCGATCCTTGGACGCTTCGCAAGAAATTCAGCGTTGTCATCGAGAAAACCTCACGAGAATTGGCAGGCACCTCCTGCCTGGAGCTGGATGAGCCAGATCCGCCAAAACAGGAAATCTGTTGCAGTCGTACGTTTGGCAGACGCCTCCAGGAACTGCCAGCGATCAAAGAGGCGGTGGCCACCTACATGATGCGGGCGTCTGAAAAGCTCCGCGCCCAGCATTCGTTATGCAAGAAGATTCGAGTCGGCATCCGCACCGGGATGTTCAACGCCGAGGAAGCGCAGTACGCCAATGGCGTAGTGGTAGACCTGCCCTACCCTACTGACGACGTTCGTGTGCTGACCCAGGCGGCGACAGTTGCGGTTGAGCGCGTATTTCGCCCAGGTTTCAAGTACAGCAAGGCCGAAGTCATGTTGCTGAGCCTGTGCCAGCCAGGTGAATTCACTGAGGACCTGTTTGCTCCGTCCCAACCAGGTGAAGCTACCAAAGTGATGTCTGTGCTCGATGCGATCAACGGCAAGTGGGGCCGAGGCACGCTGCGCGTGGCCAGCGTGCCTGCCACCCCGGAATGGGGGATGCGTCGTAACCTGTTGAGCCAGAGCTACACAACCCGGCTGGATCAGCTGTGGCGTATCAACTGTCATTAG
- a CDS encoding stability/partitioning determinant → MTEKPVDPFANLNLGNFQPKTESQRPADKEVIEKISKDNNFPSREAPAPKPAKRSRFNASEPRTQFNIKVTEECKERFYSMAERRGIKTLGDLMDLALDALEAADRLERKGL, encoded by the coding sequence ATGACTGAGAAACCGGTTGATCCATTCGCGAATCTCAACCTAGGTAATTTCCAACCCAAAACGGAATCCCAAAGGCCAGCGGATAAAGAAGTTATCGAAAAGATATCCAAAGATAACAATTTCCCGTCGCGTGAGGCACCAGCACCAAAACCGGCTAAGCGTTCCAGATTTAACGCGAGTGAGCCGAGAACACAGTTCAACATAAAAGTGACCGAAGAATGTAAGGAGCGGTTTTATTCAATGGCTGAGCGTAGGGGAATTAAGACACTTGGCGATTTAATGGATCTTGCACTGGATGCACTTGAAGCAGCAGATCGGCTAGAGCGTAAGGGGTTGTGA
- a CDS encoding ParA family protein, translating into MPTIPFISPKGGVGKTTSALALSTQLAARGVAVTVIDADPNYPIAKWAAGGNCPSNLRVISGVTENNIASKIREAAMTDPFVIIDLEGTAAKIVVLALQEADFVVVPMQGSLLDAEQAGRAVSLIHDQELAMRRHVPGYKLPYSILLTRTPPAYQTRTMANLRRSLSEKQIPVFETVMTEREAFKAMFSFQQPLETLNPAEVPGINKAVINASAFAAELVSKLQPSGEVE; encoded by the coding sequence ATGCCTACCATTCCATTCATCAGTCCAAAAGGTGGTGTAGGTAAAACCACTTCAGCCCTTGCTCTGTCAACACAGCTAGCTGCTAGAGGCGTCGCTGTTACAGTCATTGATGCTGACCCCAACTATCCAATAGCTAAGTGGGCAGCCGGAGGAAACTGCCCGTCTAATTTACGGGTCATCTCAGGGGTTACTGAGAACAATATTGCCAGCAAGATCCGGGAAGCGGCCATGACTGACCCGTTTGTGATAATCGATCTGGAAGGCACAGCGGCTAAAATCGTAGTTTTAGCGCTGCAGGAAGCTGACTTTGTAGTTGTACCGATGCAAGGATCATTGTTAGACGCTGAGCAGGCAGGGAGGGCGGTCTCATTGATCCATGATCAAGAGCTGGCAATGAGAAGGCACGTTCCTGGTTACAAGCTGCCATATTCAATTTTGCTAACTCGTACGCCTCCTGCGTATCAGACCCGGACCATGGCAAATCTGCGTAGGAGCCTTTCAGAGAAGCAAATACCGGTTTTCGAAACGGTGATGACCGAACGAGAGGCATTCAAAGCGATGTTTTCTTTCCAGCAGCCGCTGGAGACATTGAACCCGGCGGAAGTACCAGGCATCAATAAAGCCGTAATCAACGCGTCCGCTTTTGCCGCCGAGCTTGTTTCAAAACTGCAGCCATCCGGGGAAGTTGAATAA
- a CDS encoding N-acetyltransferase — MSLFEPMRDFFHRRAAKKLNESAAGVHLIKEQEESTRGCFAFPGTEFIAGIEVNGQRMGKVDFSINPLNDRVYIYDLTIEGDYWRSGLATATLWRLWCDHQVPLVPLHEMGTAVGFWSKARKRFAAAGVEIKRDIRTADHEEGKLRWQHLVPESEVERSVREYWAWVESEKAPGRPAGPGIR, encoded by the coding sequence ATGTCGCTTTTTGAGCCGATGCGGGATTTTTTCCATAGACGGGCGGCAAAAAAACTGAATGAGAGTGCTGCGGGTGTCCACTTGATTAAAGAGCAGGAGGAATCCACTCGCGGCTGTTTCGCTTTTCCCGGTACCGAGTTTATCGCCGGCATCGAGGTCAACGGCCAGCGCATGGGAAAGGTTGATTTCAGCATCAATCCGCTCAACGACCGGGTGTACATCTACGACCTGACTATTGAGGGCGACTACTGGCGTAGTGGCCTGGCGACGGCGACACTCTGGCGACTGTGGTGCGATCACCAGGTGCCCTTGGTACCTCTGCATGAAATGGGAACCGCCGTGGGCTTCTGGAGTAAGGCGCGCAAGCGGTTTGCCGCTGCCGGCGTTGAAATCAAGCGCGATATCCGTACGGCTGACCACGAAGAAGGAAAACTGCGCTGGCAGCATTTGGTACCCGAATCGGAAGTTGAGCGCTCGGTTCGCGAATACTGGGCCTGGGTCGAATCTGAAAAAGCTCCCGGGCGCCCGGCCGGGCCGGGGATTCGATGA
- a CDS encoding tyrosine-type recombinase/integrase, which translates to MSDLITTGASERRLTAAEFQQLASVPAAAEWFANIDNPRTRRAYQIDLSDFCSFVGITGADEFRAVTRAHVLAWRAQLETRGLAGATIRRKLAALASLFDHLLENNAVAGGNPVHGVKRPKIETNEGKTPALGDHQAKALLDAPDANTLKGLRDRAILAVLLYHGLRREEAAHLMTGDLQDRRGIKHLQVKGKGGKTRYLPLHPVAAERIHAYLERDNQREPGNGPLFRSIRGRTTGAGITANGIYTVVAHWAKAAGIQVDGLGVHGLRATAATNALEHDADIAKVQVWLGHANISTTRLYDRRGQRPEDSPTYKVKY; encoded by the coding sequence ATGAGCGATCTGATCACCACCGGCGCCAGTGAGCGGCGCCTGACCGCCGCCGAATTCCAGCAGCTGGCCAGCGTTCCAGCGGCGGCGGAGTGGTTCGCTAATATCGACAACCCGCGCACCCGCCGCGCCTATCAAATTGACCTGTCGGACTTCTGCAGTTTCGTTGGGATCACCGGCGCTGATGAATTTCGCGCCGTCACCCGGGCACACGTCCTGGCCTGGCGCGCGCAGTTGGAAACCCGGGGCCTGGCGGGAGCCACGATCCGACGCAAACTGGCGGCGCTGGCCAGCCTGTTCGATCACCTGCTGGAAAACAATGCCGTCGCCGGTGGTAATCCCGTGCACGGGGTCAAACGGCCCAAGATCGAAACCAATGAAGGCAAGACCCCAGCACTCGGAGACCACCAAGCCAAGGCATTGCTCGACGCGCCAGATGCAAACACGCTGAAAGGGCTACGCGACCGGGCGATTCTCGCGGTGCTGCTGTACCACGGACTGCGCCGCGAAGAGGCCGCGCATTTGATGACCGGCGACCTGCAGGACCGCCGAGGCATCAAACACCTGCAGGTGAAAGGGAAGGGCGGCAAGACCCGCTATTTGCCGTTGCACCCGGTTGCGGCCGAGCGCATCCATGCGTATTTAGAGCGGGACAATCAACGCGAGCCCGGCAATGGCCCGCTGTTCCGCTCAATCCGTGGCCGCACCACCGGTGCCGGCATCACCGCGAACGGCATCTACACGGTGGTGGCGCACTGGGCTAAGGCGGCGGGCATTCAGGTCGACGGCCTCGGCGTGCACGGGCTCAGGGCGACGGCCGCGACCAATGCCCTGGAGCATGACGCGGATATCGCCAAGGTCCAGGTGTGGTTGGGGCATGCCAATATCAGCACCACGCGCCTGTACGATCGGCGGGGTCAGCGGCCGGAGGATTCACCGACGTACAAGGTGAAGTACTGA
- a CDS encoding NYN domain-containing protein has product MSLNVFWDNSNIWLVGKNYCSLKEPGHEREFRVHFKKLLMNVVDGRQMEFAFVGGSLPPNNDVLWSYFDNLGVKVEVQERGAIGGGEVAVDQAIQYSMLKRLIDADAPGTILLLTGDGNGHLDGEGFIPALKRAVKMGWNIEVASWDLGCNRHLRQYAEEHGVYRSLEPSYEHITFLAGGRNAL; this is encoded by the coding sequence ATGTCGTTGAACGTTTTTTGGGATAACTCCAACATCTGGCTTGTTGGGAAAAACTATTGCAGCCTCAAAGAGCCTGGCCACGAGCGTGAGTTTCGAGTTCATTTTAAGAAATTGCTGATGAATGTTGTCGACGGTCGGCAAATGGAATTTGCGTTTGTTGGGGGATCGCTACCACCGAACAATGACGTGTTATGGAGCTATTTTGACAACCTTGGAGTAAAGGTCGAGGTACAAGAACGAGGGGCTATCGGAGGCGGCGAGGTAGCGGTCGATCAAGCTATACAATACTCCATGCTGAAACGCCTGATTGACGCAGACGCACCTGGAACAATCCTGCTTTTGACGGGCGACGGCAATGGTCATTTGGATGGCGAAGGCTTCATTCCGGCACTGAAAAGAGCCGTGAAAATGGGCTGGAATATTGAGGTGGCCAGTTGGGATTTGGGCTGCAATCGGCACCTTCGTCAATACGCCGAGGAACATGGTGTGTATCGATCTTTGGAGCCTTCATACGAGCATATTACTTTCCTCGCGGGTGGTCGGAACGCTCTCTAG
- a CDS encoding transcriptional regulator, with protein sequence METKASYREKVDIRPECLLAHKDWVEPTADEVRAALEMAGWSGEAFSRVIGVDGRTVRRWTLGEKQINYPAWCVLCVQAELGPIWRFSPL encoded by the coding sequence ATGGAAACCAAGGCGAGTTATAGAGAGAAGGTGGACATTCGGCCGGAATGTTTGCTCGCGCATAAAGACTGGGTTGAACCCACGGCTGATGAGGTGCGCGCCGCGCTGGAAATGGCCGGCTGGAGTGGTGAAGCCTTTTCACGCGTTATCGGTGTGGACGGTCGCACCGTGCGCCGCTGGACGCTGGGGGAAAAGCAGATCAATTATCCCGCATGGTGCGTGCTTTGTGTTCAAGCAGAGCTTGGCCCTATCTGGAGATTTTCCCCGCTTTAA
- the radC gene encoding RadC family protein, producing MQAFELEVIQQALAILDSHLKTKGEALQSPGAVRSYLRLQLEQEQCEVFAALFLDTQHRVLQFVRMFTGTIDQASVYPREVVKTGLALNASAAIICHNHPSGDSTPSHADRQLTVRLKEALGLIEIRLLDHFVIGHGETTSFAEMGWI from the coding sequence ATGCAAGCATTTGAACTTGAAGTAATCCAGCAGGCTTTGGCCATTCTGGATAGTCATCTGAAAACCAAAGGCGAAGCATTGCAATCGCCGGGGGCGGTCCGCTCGTATCTGCGCCTTCAGTTGGAGCAGGAGCAGTGCGAAGTTTTCGCGGCGCTGTTCCTCGACACCCAGCATCGTGTTTTGCAGTTCGTGCGCATGTTCACCGGCACCATCGATCAAGCCTCTGTTTACCCGCGTGAAGTGGTTAAAACCGGCCTCGCGCTCAACGCTTCGGCGGCGATCATTTGTCATAATCACCCGAGTGGTGATTCCACGCCTTCGCACGCTGATCGTCAATTGACGGTTCGCTTGAAAGAGGCGCTGGGGTTGATAGAAATTCGCTTGCTTGATCACTTCGTCATCGGCCACGGCGAAACAACTTCCTTTGCCGAAATGGGCTGGATCTAA
- a CDS encoding DUF4942 domain-containing protein: MSMSTSVAIPATLTDLLQARNDALRLIADACRITDMAKQLLEQYGPHLMPRGAQAPDSQERVRFELDCSMWRRALDLTGFKTLMDAQAVAEFEKSLGSAAPEFTEGNIRATFIDLRINAESMFRRGVFNVFRYLSDDYRTNAVEPFRIGRKVVMSYMIRHSYRRGLAINHSGADKLNDLDRVFQVLDNKPFQPRALESAMNAVFEDGPLFESDYYRARAFKNGNLHLEFKRLDLLEKVNEQIAEFYANGALPDARAA, encoded by the coding sequence ATGAGCATGTCCACCAGCGTTGCAATACCCGCCACCCTCACCGACCTGCTGCAAGCGCGCAATGATGCGCTGCGCTTGATCGCGGATGCCTGCCGTATCACTGATATGGCCAAGCAGTTGCTAGAGCAGTACGGCCCTCACCTTATGCCACGCGGCGCCCAAGCTCCCGATAGCCAGGAGCGCGTGCGTTTCGAGCTGGATTGCAGTATGTGGCGCCGTGCGCTTGACCTAACTGGCTTCAAGACACTGATGGATGCGCAGGCTGTGGCCGAATTCGAAAAGAGCCTCGGCTCCGCTGCGCCAGAGTTCACCGAGGGGAACATTCGCGCCACCTTCATCGACTTGCGCATCAATGCAGAGTCAATGTTCCGTCGCGGGGTGTTCAACGTGTTCCGCTACCTATCGGACGACTATCGGACCAATGCGGTTGAGCCGTTCCGTATCGGCCGCAAGGTGGTTATGTCGTATATGATTCGCCACTCTTATCGTCGCGGCTTGGCAATCAATCACAGCGGGGCAGACAAGCTCAACGATCTTGATCGGGTGTTCCAAGTGCTCGATAACAAGCCGTTCCAGCCACGCGCTCTTGAGTCCGCCATGAATGCGGTTTTCGAAGATGGCCCATTGTTTGAAAGCGATTACTACCGCGCAAGGGCTTTCAAGAACGGCAATCTGCATCTTGAGTTCAAACGCTTGGATTTGCTCGAAAAGGTTAATGAGCAGATCGCCGAATTCTATGCGAATGGCGCCTTGCCGGATGCGCGTGCAGCCTAA
- a CDS encoding DUF6012 family protein, producing the protein MLIHLIPNILADRTNVPCSLVDLTCSELGLNLTGGKELTARRPYPNKNYLVACRKVGQKAVNGFLVETQGPVREFTVVTRWAVAASHIATHSMRYILADAEFDTVTEQMMQWGATHPSQGDYKSRYPTGCTYGSPLESQPRMEAFKRIKRVGEFTDQLDKHGAVIERSEVFRLPTLERERLTRSLFGDRMPSIENAFMTTSNG; encoded by the coding sequence ATGCTCATCCATTTGATACCCAATATCCTAGCGGACCGAACCAACGTGCCGTGTTCGCTTGTTGACCTGACCTGTAGCGAGTTGGGTTTGAATTTAACTGGCGGGAAAGAGCTGACGGCACGGCGTCCTTACCCAAACAAAAACTATCTGGTGGCTTGCCGCAAGGTCGGGCAAAAGGCGGTGAATGGGTTCCTTGTCGAGACACAAGGCCCAGTGCGGGAATTCACTGTTGTAACGCGCTGGGCGGTCGCTGCGAGCCACATAGCAACACATAGTATGCGTTACATCCTCGCTGATGCGGAGTTCGATACCGTCACGGAACAAATGATGCAGTGGGGGGCAACGCATCCCAGCCAGGGCGACTACAAATCACGTTATCCCACCGGTTGTACTTACGGCAGCCCTTTGGAGTCGCAACCGAGAATGGAAGCGTTCAAGCGGATTAAGCGAGTCGGGGAGTTCACAGACCAGCTCGACAAGCACGGTGCTGTGATTGAGCGATCCGAGGTGTTCCGTCTACCAACTCTGGAGCGTGAGCGGTTGACCAGAAGCCTTTTTGGCGACCGCATGCCGTCTATTGAAAACGCCTTTATGACTACATCCAACGGTTAA
- a CDS encoding HNH endonuclease signature motif containing protein, with protein MRLTKKQRIELHAKFAGRCAYCGCELGDRWHADHFEPVIRLADQRVAEQPANHAIGNMMPACAPCNISKGRQTLEGWRQWLAGHINSLNSYTPIYRIAKAYGLIVETGKPVVFHFETVGGLTHGQP; from the coding sequence ATGAGGCTGACGAAGAAACAGCGCATCGAGCTTCACGCGAAATTCGCGGGCCGCTGCGCGTATTGCGGGTGCGAGCTGGGCGACCGTTGGCACGCTGACCACTTTGAGCCGGTCATTCGTTTGGCTGATCAGCGCGTAGCCGAGCAACCAGCGAATCACGCCATTGGCAACATGATGCCCGCCTGTGCTCCCTGCAACATCAGCAAGGGCCGTCAGACGCTTGAGGGGTGGCGTCAGTGGCTGGCCGGACACATCAACAGCCTGAACAGCTACACCCCGATCTACCGCATTGCCAAGGCTTACGGGCTGATTGTCGAGACGGGAAAGCCGGTGGTGTTCCACTTCGAAACCGTGGGTGGGCTGACCCACGGCCAACCGTAG